Proteins from one Xenorhabdus griffiniae genomic window:
- a CDS encoding zinc-finger-containing protein, whose product MIEHHLNVFKRIHDNRWPWLYHCWTCGARVSMHQGTDIPMGSLADKPTRIARLSAHQHFDYVREKWNWARTEAYHWLAKQLDISPSKCHFGWFDTDMCERAANICREFK is encoded by the coding sequence ATGATTGAGCATCATCTGAATGTATTTAAACGTATCCATGACAACCGCTGGCCGTGGTTATACCACTGCTGGACATGTGGTGCGCGTGTCAGCATGCATCAGGGAACGGATATCCCGATGGGGTCACTGGCGGATAAACCGACACGGATAGCGCGTCTATCAGCCCATCAGCATTTCGATTACGTCAGAGAAAAATGGAATTGGGCGCGCACGGAGGCGTACCATTGGTTAGCAAAACAGCTAGACATTAGTCCTAGCAAATGCCACTTCGGCTGGTTTGATACTGATATGTGCGAACGGGCAGCGAATATATGCAGGGAGTTTAAATAA
- a CDS encoding AAA family ATPase translates to MKSYLKKAERKQAFAKIGIYGDAGSGKTRTATEIAVGLWKTYNLKKPVAMFDTEPAATYIIPFFEAVGIEFLVYDESRAIKDLMGFWREAEQECSIIIADSITHVWKDCQDSYLKQLNTQRQKNNPRAKPVYQLEFHHWKPIKAKWAEFTDLFLSSKIHAIVCGRAGSIYEYQKNDETGKMELITNGTKMATEKEMGYEPSLLIEMIKHRENGRIINRALVEKDRTDRLNGQEFDFPTFQTFAPHFDFLNIGGKHFDSMEQHDSSMLFVNEITDDGFQYERRQREIMCEEIKGLFVKLGLDGNSKEAKEQRLDVMENIFATRSWTAIEGMNSEVLKQGFGKIKSMIMETQTNDQGVQ, encoded by the coding sequence ATGAAAAGTTATTTGAAGAAAGCCGAGCGGAAGCAGGCGTTTGCAAAAATTGGAATTTACGGTGATGCGGGGTCAGGGAAAACCAGAACAGCAACGGAAATAGCTGTAGGGTTATGGAAAACATATAATCTCAAAAAACCTGTTGCTATGTTCGATACAGAACCAGCGGCAACATACATAATTCCGTTTTTTGAGGCTGTTGGTATTGAATTTTTAGTTTATGACGAGAGCCGAGCAATTAAAGATTTGATGGGATTTTGGCGGGAAGCGGAACAGGAATGCTCCATTATCATTGCAGACTCAATTACTCACGTATGGAAAGATTGTCAGGATAGTTATCTAAAGCAACTCAATACTCAACGCCAAAAGAATAATCCACGTGCAAAACCTGTTTATCAGCTTGAATTCCATCACTGGAAGCCTATCAAAGCCAAGTGGGCTGAATTTACCGACTTATTCCTCTCTTCAAAGATCCACGCAATAGTTTGTGGTCGTGCAGGTTCTATTTATGAGTACCAAAAAAATGATGAAACAGGAAAGATGGAACTCATCACTAACGGTACAAAAATGGCAACCGAGAAAGAGATGGGATATGAACCATCGCTACTCATCGAAATGATTAAGCACAGAGAAAACGGCAGAATCATTAACAGGGCGCTGGTAGAGAAGGATCGCACTGACAGGCTCAATGGACAAGAGTTCGACTTCCCTACTTTCCAGACATTCGCTCCACATTTTGATTTTCTCAACATCGGCGGAAAGCACTTTGATTCAATGGAGCAGCATGACAGCTCAATGCTGTTTGTTAACGAAATCACGGATGATGGTTTTCAGTACGAAAGGCGCCAAAGAGAAATCATGTGCGAGGAAATAAAGGGGTTATTCGTAAAATTGGGGCTGGATGGGAACAGCAAAGAAGCTAAAGAACAGCGATTGGACGTTATGGAAAACATTTTTGCCACACGGAGCTGGACAGCTATTGAGGGGATGAATAGCGAAGTATTAAAACAGGGGTTTGGGAAAATAAAATCCATGATTATGGAGACACAAACTAATGATCAAGGAGTCCAGTAA
- the ghoS gene encoding type V toxin-antitoxin system endoribonuclease antitoxin GhoS, with the protein MANFTVRVELHNANSKDYDRLHEKMENAGFERAITTESGRVFQLPDAEYSISSTKSTQEVCDLARDTAKKIKSNPSILVTKSNGTRRWSGLDED; encoded by the coding sequence ATGGCAAATTTCACTGTTCGCGTTGAGTTGCACAATGCAAACTCCAAGGATTATGATAGGCTGCATGAGAAAATGGAAAATGCAGGGTTTGAACGCGCGATCACCACTGAAAGCGGCAGGGTTTTTCAACTGCCAGATGCGGAGTACTCAATTTCTAGCACAAAATCCACACAGGAAGTTTGTGATTTAGCGCGAGATACAGCAAAGAAAATAAAATCTAATCCATCTATTCTTGTCACTAAATCAAACGGAACCAGAAGATGGTCTGGTTTGGATGAAGACTAA
- a CDS encoding S24 family peptidase, whose amino-acid sequence MKTNIGHRIRLRRKELNFTQKQLAKLVGVSHGAISQWEKEETEPKGDNLLSLASALQCSAHYILKGEEQPQKKPDLEYAGRLKNGLVKVVGEAVLGLDGAVDMVEEHNGWLRIYSDDRDAYSLKVKGDSMWPRIQSGEFVVVEPNTPVHHGDEVFVRTKNGHNMIKIFGETRDGKYQFSSINSDHRPITMERSEIDKIQYVSAIVKAVRYIDNCEDF is encoded by the coding sequence ATGAAAACGAATATCGGTCACCGCATTAGGTTGCGCAGGAAAGAGTTAAATTTCACCCAAAAACAACTAGCTAAGTTAGTTGGGGTTTCGCACGGTGCTATTTCGCAGTGGGAAAAAGAGGAGACGGAACCTAAAGGGGACAATCTTCTATCCTTAGCCTCGGCGCTTCAATGCTCAGCTCATTACATATTAAAAGGAGAGGAACAACCCCAGAAAAAGCCCGATCTAGAGTATGCAGGAAGATTAAAAAATGGATTAGTCAAAGTTGTAGGTGAAGCGGTACTAGGTTTAGATGGTGCAGTTGATATGGTGGAAGAACATAACGGTTGGCTGCGCATTTACAGCGATGATAGGGATGCCTATAGCCTCAAGGTAAAAGGGGATAGTATGTGGCCTCGCATTCAGTCTGGTGAGTTTGTTGTTGTAGAACCAAACACACCAGTACATCATGGCGATGAGGTATTTGTTAGAACTAAAAATGGGCACAATATGATAAAAATATTCGGTGAAACACGAGATGGAAAGTATCAGTTTAGCAGTATAAATAGCGATCATAGGCCCATCACTATGGAGCGCTCAGAGATAGACAAAATCCAATACGTCAGTGCCATCGTAAAAGCTGTTAGATATATAGATAACTGCGAAGATTTTTAA
- a CDS encoding Cro/CI family transcriptional regulator, giving the protein MLKDEAIKFFGSQRAIAEKLNVSDAAVSQWKEIIPERAALKLNKITNGKLKYKPNLYSKAV; this is encoded by the coding sequence GTGCTCAAAGATGAAGCAATAAAATTTTTCGGTAGTCAGAGAGCTATAGCTGAAAAACTGAACGTGTCCGACGCCGCAGTTTCTCAATGGAAAGAAATCATTCCTGAGCGTGCTGCTCTCAAATTAAACAAGATCACTAACGGTAAACTGAAATACAAGCCGAACTTATATAGTAAAGCTGTGTAG
- a CDS encoding replication protein — protein sequence MSNVARLDDYRPRPEAMERKVADVDDGFTRIANELLESIASSDLTARQLKVMLAIIRKTYGFGKKSDRIADSQVAEITGLSRQNVNKAKNELISMRFLIIDGNKIGVNKATTEWINQSRDSVSNLKTKNVSNLETDDVSNVETHKRNTLKKKEKIPLTPTGEENLALEILDYFNQLTNSRFQSTTPILKALSTVKSKGECYTPDEIKLVIEWAVTQWKYGEKLKPENLFRMTRFDGYLSDAVKWKERIDRNPTDCPHAELITLWNNKIPARSVDAQEWTSRRPAYRNLETVWNGKTNKGSWREVQHMATCFELISQSSLFSQLEEKPWLTLDWILKPENWPQVYEQAKREHIARRNGG from the coding sequence ATGAGTAACGTTGCAAGGCTTGATGACTATCGGCCTCGCCCTGAGGCGATGGAGAGGAAAGTGGCTGATGTTGACGATGGATTCACACGGATAGCCAATGAATTACTGGAATCTATAGCGAGTTCAGATCTTACAGCCAGACAGTTAAAAGTCATGCTGGCAATTATCAGAAAGACATACGGCTTCGGTAAAAAATCTGATCGTATTGCTGATTCTCAAGTGGCAGAAATCACAGGCTTATCCAGACAAAATGTGAACAAGGCAAAAAATGAATTAATTTCAATGCGTTTTTTGATTATTGATGGTAACAAAATAGGGGTAAACAAAGCCACAACAGAGTGGATTAATCAATCTAGAGACAGTGTCTCTAATTTGAAGACAAAAAATGTCTCTAACTTAGAGACAGACGATGTCTCCAATGTAGAGACACACAAAAGAAATACTTTAAAGAAAAAAGAAAAGATCCCCCTAACCCCCACAGGGGAAGAAAATCTCGCTCTCGAAATATTGGATTATTTTAACCAGCTTACCAACTCACGATTTCAATCAACGACTCCAATCCTGAAAGCGCTCTCCACTGTGAAGAGCAAAGGGGAGTGCTACACGCCAGATGAAATCAAGTTGGTCATTGAATGGGCGGTAACCCAATGGAAGTACGGAGAGAAACTAAAACCTGAAAACCTGTTCCGCATGACCCGATTCGATGGCTACCTATCAGACGCGGTTAAGTGGAAAGAGCGAATTGACAGAAACCCTACTGACTGCCCTCATGCAGAACTCATCACCCTCTGGAATAACAAGATCCCTGCTCGAAGCGTCGATGCTCAGGAATGGACATCACGCAGGCCTGCCTACCGGAATCTGGAAACCGTGTGGAACGGTAAAACCAACAAAGGGAGCTGGCGAGAGGTTCAGCACATGGCGACATGCTTTGAGCTGATCAGTCAGTCATCCCTGTTCAGCCAACTGGAGGAGAAACCGTGGCTAACACTGGATTGGATACTCAAGCCAGAAAACTGGCCGCAGGTTTACGAACAGGCAAAACGGGAACATATCGCACGACGCAACGGGGGTTAA
- a CDS encoding replicative DNA helicase, protein MDKFSDIYTEQAVIGSILISGDEHADAAISAVESLTENDFSSVAHRLILRGLKKLNVTGSKFDLVLLNSELEQSGDAGHCGGFAYIAECSKGVPSLQLLPNYIDKLKQLSMTRQMLSVLHTGIARITEGGVNAVQDIVGDIENQISNIGSANDGGTAHIMEGVEESIEIIESMINGDIWKHKTEFGMPDIDRAFGGFNNTDFIVIGGRPGMGKTMMSTAITKSVALKNRKPVMFFSLEMPKWQISERIAFHHARVCKQDLLGENCSKEMMNEAWAKLAHALDDVQKSSIHTNDKSSLSINQIRAEARRMHKKTGGLGLIIVDYLQKMKMTNPDNMNQSVGEIATGLKNLAKELKCPVVALAQLNRNLEQRTNKRPVNADLRESGIIEQEADVIFMVYRDDKYNPNTELKGITEIICTKSRHAPGAEKSYYFTNAHGGLDPADLTRVKSDRYQEDIEF, encoded by the coding sequence ATGGACAAATTTTCTGATATTTACACAGAGCAGGCGGTCATTGGCAGTATTTTGATTTCTGGTGATGAACATGCTGACGCGGCAATCAGTGCAGTGGAATCACTGACTGAAAATGATTTCAGTTCTGTCGCTCACAGGCTGATCCTGAGAGGGTTAAAAAAACTCAATGTAACGGGCAGTAAATTTGATTTGGTTTTGCTAAACAGCGAGCTGGAGCAAAGCGGTGATGCGGGTCACTGTGGAGGATTTGCCTACATCGCTGAATGCTCAAAGGGCGTACCCAGCCTGCAACTACTGCCTAACTACATCGATAAACTCAAGCAACTATCAATGACCCGCCAAATGTTGTCGGTTTTGCACACGGGTATCGCCAGAATCACTGAGGGTGGAGTGAATGCGGTTCAGGATATTGTCGGTGATATTGAGAACCAGATATCAAATATCGGTAGCGCGAATGATGGTGGAACCGCTCACATCATGGAGGGGGTGGAGGAATCGATAGAAATCATTGAATCGATGATCAATGGTGATATCTGGAAACATAAAACTGAGTTTGGGATGCCAGATATTGACCGAGCGTTTGGTGGATTTAACAACACCGATTTTATTGTGATTGGCGGTCGTCCCGGCATGGGTAAGACCATGATGAGCACAGCAATAACGAAATCGGTCGCATTGAAAAACCGTAAGCCAGTGATGTTTTTCAGTTTGGAAATGCCCAAGTGGCAAATATCAGAGCGTATTGCATTTCATCATGCGCGTGTTTGTAAACAAGATTTATTGGGTGAAAACTGCTCAAAGGAAATGATGAATGAAGCGTGGGCAAAACTGGCTCATGCACTAGATGATGTTCAAAAATCATCAATACATACCAATGACAAATCGTCTTTGAGTATCAACCAGATACGAGCAGAAGCCCGACGGATGCACAAAAAGACTGGCGGCCTTGGACTGATTATTGTTGATTACCTGCAAAAAATGAAAATGACCAATCCCGACAACATGAACCAGTCAGTTGGTGAGATCGCTACAGGGTTAAAAAATCTGGCTAAGGAACTAAAATGTCCGGTTGTTGCTCTGGCTCAGTTAAACCGTAATTTGGAGCAGAGAACCAATAAACGGCCTGTTAACGCAGATCTGAGAGAGTCGGGAATTATTGAGCAAGAAGCTGATGTTATTTTCATGGTGTATCGTGATGATAAATATAATCCCAATACGGAATTGAAAGGAATTACTGAGATTATCTGTACCAAATCACGTCACGCTCCCGGTGCTGAAAAATCGTATTATTTTACAAACGCGCACGGAGGGTTAGATCCCGCTGACCTCACTAGAGTTAAATCCGATAGGTATCAAGAAGACATTGAATTTTAA
- a CDS encoding phage protein NinX family protein encodes MKIKTSELTGRALDWAVALAIGMDIYICGRSRDDEYGWIGNYNVAAAAFKKPIITVSLCGDVHIEFQAEVKLYSPSTDWSQCGQLIDEYLDSLTRMSIDSPWVASCKAVTVDDFSIWKVQTGDAPKIAICRAVVAAKLGDEVEIPDELVEAK; translated from the coding sequence ATGAAAATCAAAACATCGGAACTAACGGGACGGGCGTTGGATTGGGCTGTGGCGTTGGCGATTGGTATGGATATTTATATATGCGGTCGTTCTCGTGATGATGAATATGGATGGATTGGTAATTATAACGTCGCCGCGGCGGCATTTAAGAAACCGATTATCACCGTTAGCCTCTGTGGTGATGTTCATATTGAATTTCAGGCAGAGGTAAAACTGTATTCTCCATCTACCGATTGGTCACAATGCGGACAGTTGATTGATGAATATCTAGATAGCTTAACCCGCATGAGCATTGATTCCCCTTGGGTGGCGTCTTGTAAAGCGGTAACAGTGGATGACTTTTCCATTTGGAAAGTGCAAACAGGTGACGCGCCTAAAATCGCCATCTGCCGCGCTGTGGTCGCTGCAAAATTAGGCGACGAGGTTGAGATACCGGATGAGCTGGTGGAGGCAAAATGA
- a CDS encoding Lar family restriction alleviation protein has translation MTDKLKSCPFCGSDDLCPDYEDRDSLFASWINCGNCGTDGPLSKWEDSYAAAESAAIQAWNQRANDDEGCN, from the coding sequence ATGACAGATAAACTCAAATCGTGCCCGTTTTGTGGTAGCGACGATTTATGTCCAGATTATGAGGACAGGGACTCACTTTTCGCATCTTGGATTAATTGCGGGAATTGCGGAACTGATGGCCCATTATCGAAATGGGAGGATAGTTACGCGGCGGCGGAATCGGCAGCAATTCAGGCATGGAACCAGAGGGCGAATGACGATGAGGGATGCAATTGA
- a CDS encoding recombination protein NinG, with the protein MKKLRRRKCKECGEQYEPERQLQNTCSIQCAIARGRKQEQKKREELERRRKKDNKIQQKLARDKLKARKLSVKPRSYWIQQAQRAVNSYIRERDRDLPCISCGTYTSAQWDAGHYRTTSAAPQLRFDERNIHRQCVVCNQHKSGNLVPYRVELIRRIGLEPVEAIESNHDRHRWTIEECKAIKSEFQEKLKILKREAA; encoded by the coding sequence ATGAAAAAGCTAAGACGGCGGAAATGTAAAGAGTGTGGCGAGCAGTATGAACCAGAACGGCAATTACAAAATACCTGCTCAATCCAGTGTGCAATAGCCAGAGGTAGGAAACAAGAACAGAAAAAACGAGAGGAACTGGAACGACGACGAAAGAAAGATAATAAAATTCAGCAGAAGCTAGCCCGCGACAAACTCAAAGCCCGCAAACTCTCAGTAAAGCCCCGCAGTTATTGGATTCAACAAGCTCAACGAGCAGTTAACTCATATATCAGAGAGCGAGACCGCGATTTACCGTGCATTTCCTGTGGTACGTATACATCTGCTCAATGGGATGCGGGTCATTACCGGACAACGTCAGCAGCGCCTCAATTGAGATTTGATGAACGGAATATCCATCGCCAGTGTGTTGTCTGTAACCAGCATAAATCGGGGAATCTGGTTCCGTATCGGGTGGAGTTAATCCGGCGTATTGGCCTGGAACCGGTTGAGGCTATCGAATCGAATCATGACCGCCACCGATGGACGATTGAGGAATGTAAGGCGATTAAATCTGAATTTCAGGAGAAATTAAAAATACTGAAACGGGAGGCGGCATGA
- a CDS encoding antiterminator Q family protein, with translation MSSIREKQLTKEQQNWIERWLNLWGAWVYSGRIDKRQVNMIYQFMVSVEPRKRQDRPICNDDDGMLISQVVDSVMCIDQRAYGILLSYYAHGASKLAIASYYHRVTNPRKMMTRSGGRFKKPSRGTCRREVDEILNASVYLLYQPLQNAFNSRKRVEKIKKIA, from the coding sequence ATGAGTAGCATCAGGGAAAAACAGCTCACTAAAGAGCAACAAAACTGGATTGAACGATGGTTAAATTTGTGGGGAGCATGGGTTTACAGTGGCAGGATTGATAAGCGTCAGGTGAACATGATTTACCAGTTCATGGTGAGCGTAGAACCCCGTAAGAGACAAGACAGGCCAATATGCAATGATGATGATGGGATGTTGATTTCTCAGGTTGTTGATTCCGTCATGTGCATTGACCAGCGTGCGTACGGTATTTTACTGAGCTACTACGCCCACGGCGCCTCGAAACTGGCAATCGCATCTTACTATCACCGAGTTACAAATCCACGCAAAATGATGACCCGTTCTGGGGGGCGATTTAAAAAACCGTCTCGCGGTACATGTCGTCGTGAAGTTGATGAGATTTTAAACGCGAGTGTCTACCTGTTATATCAACCTCTACAAAATGCGTTTAATTCACGTAAACGTGTAGAGAAAATTAAAAAGATTGCATAG
- a CDS encoding Rrf2 family transcriptional regulator: protein MKVSIELNGEILWYRDEEKGEGMASTGYVKDGTQQKIITALKAALSQAKAESLCWDNRD from the coding sequence ATGAAAGTATCCATCGAACTTAACGGCGAAATACTCTGGTATCGTGATGAAGAGAAAGGCGAGGGAATGGCTTCAACTGGATACGTAAAGGACGGCACACAGCAAAAAATCATTACCGCCCTTAAAGCTGCGTTATCTCAGGCTAAAGCTGAATCTTTATGCTGGGATAACCGAGATTGA
- a CDS encoding DUF1883 domain-containing protein — translation MQFLHKRMHLNQGDIVVVDCSHQCNILLMTDSNFNNYKNRRGFQHHGGGGFFRQLPARLGVPYSGYWNVTIDLGGGSAKIRHSISVIPA, via the coding sequence ATGCAGTTCTTGCATAAAAGAATGCATCTCAATCAAGGCGATATCGTTGTGGTTGATTGCTCACACCAATGTAATATCTTGTTAATGACAGATAGTAATTTTAATAACTATAAGAACCGCCGAGGATTTCAGCATCATGGTGGGGGCGGTTTTTTCCGACAACTCCCAGCAAGATTAGGCGTTCCTTATAGTGGGTATTGGAATGTCACAATTGATTTAGGAGGAGGTTCAGCAAAGATCCGACATTCAATCTCGGTTATCCCAGCATAA
- a CDS encoding phage holin, lambda family: MKMKENPDLWADLLNGLKNSWPQISGSALAIAICYGRLIYDGVERKNRWVEALLCGALSWSVSSGLEMFGIPINFAPAIGGAVGFIGVEKIREFAVRAINKRLGDK, translated from the coding sequence ATGAAGATGAAAGAAAATCCTGATTTATGGGCTGACTTACTCAACGGCCTAAAAAACTCGTGGCCGCAAATATCCGGTTCTGCTTTGGCAATAGCCATTTGTTACGGCCGACTAATTTACGACGGTGTGGAGCGGAAGAACCGCTGGGTAGAGGCGCTGCTTTGTGGGGCCTTATCATGGAGTGTATCCAGTGGTCTGGAGATGTTTGGCATTCCTATCAATTTTGCACCGGCTATCGGGGGCGCCGTTGGTTTTATTGGCGTTGAGAAAATCCGCGAGTTTGCTGTTCGTGCGATTAACAAACGGTTGGGAGATAAATAG
- a CDS encoding structural protein: protein MSRGIRNHNPGNIDYNPKNDWQGQVGIETGAKNPRFCLFKSPEYGIRALMKLLINYHKGGHNSVSKIINRYAPSNENNTTAYINGVSEAVNVDPNQVLDINKPTLIALAKAIIRHENGNQPYSEATFEKAFEML, encoded by the coding sequence GTGAGCAGAGGCATTCGCAATCATAATCCGGGTAATATTGACTATAACCCGAAGAATGACTGGCAAGGTCAAGTTGGAATCGAGACAGGTGCAAAAAATCCTCGGTTCTGCCTGTTCAAATCGCCGGAGTATGGCATCAGGGCACTGATGAAGTTGTTAATCAACTACCACAAAGGCGGGCATAACAGTGTCTCTAAAATCATTAATCGTTATGCACCCAGCAATGAGAACAACACCACGGCTTACATTAACGGTGTTTCTGAGGCGGTGAACGTAGACCCAAATCAGGTTCTGGACATCAATAAACCGACGCTGATTGCACTGGCAAAAGCCATTATCCGGCATGAGAACGGCAATCAGCCGTATTCTGAGGCAACGTTTGAGAAAGCGTTTGAGATGCTATGA
- a CDS encoding lysis protein — protein MTAYEKVVLVIIAGLIAWSSWLMASLNEVNDLNKKLTTDFNEQVAINTRQQERIQQLHELDTKHTQELAHAKTEIDILRADVAAGRRKLRIKAACTVSETVTSSSVGATTAVELTGETGQAVLDIREGIINDRAKLSYLQEYVRTECGVTK, from the coding sequence ATGACCGCCTACGAGAAGGTAGTACTCGTTATTATAGCCGGACTCATTGCTTGGTCTAGTTGGTTGATGGCATCGTTAAACGAAGTAAATGATTTAAATAAAAAACTAACGACTGACTTCAATGAACAAGTTGCTATCAACACTCGGCAGCAAGAACGGATCCAGCAACTCCACGAGCTGGACACCAAACACACTCAGGAACTCGCCCATGCCAAGACTGAAATCGATATTCTTCGGGCTGATGTTGCCGCTGGTCGTCGCAAGCTGCGTATCAAAGCCGCCTGCACCGTGTCTGAAACCGTTACCTCCAGCAGCGTGGGCGCTACAACCGCCGTCGAACTCACTGGAGAAACTGGACAAGCTGTTCTCGATATCCGAGAAGGCATCATCAACGACCGGGCAAAACTGAGCTATTTGCAGGAATATGTTAGGACTGAATGCGGAGTAACGAAATGA
- a CDS encoding ECs_2282 family putative zinc-binding protein — protein sequence MLLMSKLSFKCPNCRKDLVVRSSVDIKKIDDLRGTKCASCGRAISKNDITKQAGDYVANMLKDAFRKR from the coding sequence ATGTTATTGATGAGTAAGCTTAGTTTTAAGTGCCCTAACTGTCGTAAGGATCTCGTTGTACGCTCCAGCGTCGATATCAAGAAAATAGACGACCTCAGAGGAACCAAATGCGCTTCTTGTGGTAGAGCAATCAGTAAAAATGACATTACTAAACAAGCTGGTGATTATGTCGCCAATATGCTCAAGGATGCCTTTAGGAAACGCTGA
- a CDS encoding BRO-N domain-containing protein: MSTALTFKEKEVIPFDNGDGKIWFTGKQVAQLLDYSKTKSITNLYNANSDEFTPAMTEVITTVTSKESNTYSNLRTKVRIFSLRGLYLLGMLADTPVAKELRKWVLDLIEKESQPRDLSLMDMESLKELTIGEMQNRLVAANKWSYENFGRKGSDLMNLRKRHLKKIRKAEKAILELSQLTLPGLDEFPDGGDPA, from the coding sequence ATGAGTACAGCATTAACTTTCAAAGAAAAAGAAGTTATCCCTTTTGATAATGGTGACGGGAAGATCTGGTTTACCGGCAAGCAGGTTGCACAATTGCTTGATTACTCTAAAACCAAGTCAATAACCAATTTGTATAACGCTAATTCTGATGAGTTTACTCCAGCCATGACCGAGGTCATTACAACAGTGACCTCGAAAGAATCAAACACTTACAGCAATTTGAGGACAAAAGTTCGTATATTTTCACTTCGTGGTCTTTATCTGTTGGGAATGCTGGCTGACACTCCTGTTGCAAAGGAACTACGTAAATGGGTGCTGGATTTAATAGAAAAGGAAAGCCAGCCACGAGATTTGTCCTTGATGGATATGGAGAGCCTCAAAGAACTGACCATCGGTGAAATGCAAAATCGTCTGGTTGCTGCCAATAAGTGGTCATATGAGAACTTTGGGCGTAAAGGCAGCGATCTGATGAATCTGCGCAAGCGTCACCTCAAGAAAATCCGCAAGGCTGAAAAGGCCATTCTTGAGTTATCACAGCTTACATTGCCCGGACTTGATGAGTTCCCCGATGGGGGAGATCCCGCATGA
- a CDS encoding RNA polymerase subunit sigma-70 — translation MNQSEFAKLHGVSRKTVTTWKARGWLVMTDDDIDVEASNANIERYRKTVTRNEKKPKGNTQGNNKGNGSGNKQGNTPEVDTPAKIVERILTERGADMTLDEARTMKENYLALLTQHDYDLKSGQVLPWQDMIEAVGQEYSRMRTRLIAIAPEHGPRLRALATTSTDTEFVAALQEIIHEAMEELSLDNSTHRAEGG, via the coding sequence ATGAACCAGTCCGAATTTGCCAAATTGCATGGGGTCAGCCGTAAGACCGTCACCACGTGGAAAGCTCGTGGCTGGCTGGTTATGACGGATGACGACATCGATGTTGAAGCGTCAAACGCCAACATTGAACGTTACCGGAAAACTGTTACCCGCAACGAAAAAAAGCCCAAAGGTAACACGCAGGGTAACAACAAGGGTAACGGGTCAGGTAACAAACAAGGTAACACGCCTGAAGTGGACACACCGGCAAAAATTGTGGAGCGTATCCTCACGGAACGGGGCGCAGACATGACACTGGATGAAGCCCGCACCATGAAGGAAAACTATCTGGCGTTGCTGACCCAGCATGATTATGACCTGAAATCCGGTCAGGTGTTACCGTGGCAAGATATGATCGAGGCTGTCGGACAAGAATACTCACGTATGCGTACCCGCTTGATTGCTATCGCGCCCGAACATGGTCCCCGATTGCGGGCATTGGCGACTACCTCAACGGATACGGAGTTTGTGGCAGCCTTGCAGGAAATCATTCATGAGGCGATGGAGGAATTAAGCCTTGATAACAGTACACACAGGGCAGAGGGGGGATAA